Proteins encoded in a region of the Populus nigra chromosome 3, ddPopNigr1.1, whole genome shotgun sequence genome:
- the LOC133689082 gene encoding uncharacterized protein LOC133689082 isoform X2, whose amino-acid sequence MEEKSFLDRMLGHLRETCKYSTGYPKDLGPSRVIHFTSEREFVRLLHQGYPVVVAFTIRGNYTKHLDQVLDVECPKYPGFCITRQRKEYPFIEIFHSPEQAANRGRVAGPNITKYSVKALPFNYDLSAYGFREFFKRHGIQSSREPK is encoded by the exons ATGGAGGAGAAATCATTTTTGGATAGAATGCTTGGTCATCTACGCGAAACATGCAA GTACTCTACTGGGTATCCCAAGGATCTTGGGCCATCACGGGTTATTCACTTTACGTCAGAGCGTGAGTTTGTCCGCCTTCTTCACCAGGGGTACCCGGTTGTAGTAGCTTTTACCATCAG AGGCAATTACACCAAACACCTTGACCAGGTTCTTGAT GTTGAATGTCCAAAATATCCTGGCTTTTGTATAACTCGGCAGAGGAAGGAATATCCATTCATTGAAATATTCCATAGCCCAGAACAA GCAGCTAATCGAGGAAGGGTTGCTGGTCCAAATATCACGAAATACTCTGTGAAGGCTCTTCCT TTCAACTATGACCTGAGTGCCTATGGATTCAGAGAATTTTTCAAGCGTCATGGCATACAATCATCGCGGGAGCCAAAGTAA
- the LOC133689082 gene encoding uncharacterized protein LOC133689082 isoform X1: protein MEEKSFLDRMLGHLRETCKYSTGYPKDLGPSRVIHFTSEREFVRLLHQGYPVVVAFTIRGNYTKHLDQVLDVAATEFYPHVKFLRVECPKYPGFCITRQRKEYPFIEIFHSPEQAANRGRVAGPNITKYSVKALPFNYDLSAYGFREFFKRHGIQSSREPK from the exons ATGGAGGAGAAATCATTTTTGGATAGAATGCTTGGTCATCTACGCGAAACATGCAA GTACTCTACTGGGTATCCCAAGGATCTTGGGCCATCACGGGTTATTCACTTTACGTCAGAGCGTGAGTTTGTCCGCCTTCTTCACCAGGGGTACCCGGTTGTAGTAGCTTTTACCATCAG AGGCAATTACACCAAACACCTTGACCAGGTTCTTGATGTAGCTGCTACTGAATTTTATCCACATGTAAAATTTTTGCGT GTTGAATGTCCAAAATATCCTGGCTTTTGTATAACTCGGCAGAGGAAGGAATATCCATTCATTGAAATATTCCATAGCCCAGAACAA GCAGCTAATCGAGGAAGGGTTGCTGGTCCAAATATCACGAAATACTCTGTGAAGGCTCTTCCT TTCAACTATGACCTGAGTGCCTATGGATTCAGAGAATTTTTCAAGCGTCATGGCATACAATCATCGCGGGAGCCAAAGTAA